The Chloroflexota bacterium genome includes the window GCGAGCTCATGCAGGCCTACATTGCCGCCCGCTCGCGGCGGCTGCGCCCAGCCATGGGTGGCAATGGCGGCTCGCCTTCTGGGCCGAACGGCGATGGCCCGCCCGGCCCGTCCGCGGGGCGACGCTCATAGGCGACCCCTGCCGGGGAACGCGGTCTGCTAGCGTGGACCCGTGGAAGCGCCCGATCCGTCCGATCCTGTCGCCCAGCCCGACCAGTCAGAACGCGACCAGCCGGACACACCGTCGTCCGCGGCCCCGGTCGGCCTGGACATCACCACCATTGGGCTGCTCATCTTTTTCATTGCCCTGATCGGGATCGTGGCCGCCCTGCTGCTCCTCCCGATCCTGACCGGTTGTTGTAGCTGACTGGTCGCCGCCGGTTGAAACGGCCGGCTGACCTGCCGGCTGACCTCCGCTAGGGCGCGACGACCGGGTCGATCAGCCCGTGGCCGCCACCCGTGCGGCGGTACACGACGTTGACCCGCTGGGTCTGCGCGTTGAGGAAGACGAAGAACGCCTGGCCCAGCTCATCCATCCGGGCGATCGCGTCCTCCGGGAACATGGGGACCATGTCCACCCGCCGGATCTCCACCACCCCGGCTTCCTCCCTCGCTGTTGGCGTCACCGTGCTGCTTGCCGCGCTCCGGGACAGGGGTGGCGCAGACCGTCGCGCGCCTCGCAGACGCTCTTTGGCGCGGATGACCTGGCGTTCGAGCTTGTCGATGACGGCGTCCACCGCGGCCATCGGGGTGGCTGCGGATGAGGTGGAGCGCATCGTGGCCCCGTTCGTCACCAGGGTGATCTCGGCCACGTGAGAGGCATCGGCGGCGCGCGAGGCCTTGGCCGTGAGCTCCACCGTGGCGTGCGCGGCTGGATCGGCTACGCGATCCAACCGCTGCAACTTACGCTCGATCCGGGCCCTGAGCCGCTGGTCGAGCTCGAGATGACGGGCGTGGAGGGTGGTCTTCACACACGGTCTCCGGGTCGCGGGGGCAGACCCTACCGTAACACCTCGCCTCTACGGTGACTGGATCACACCTCACGAGCGACCGCGAATCCGTAGACCGCCTCGATACCGGCCCCACGGAGGATGACCGCGCAGGCCTCGAGGGTGGCCCCGGTGGTCAGGATGTCATCCACCAGCACCACGCTGGAGCCGCCCGGAATGCCCTCAGGGGGAGGGACCGCGCTCAGTGCCATGGCCTGGCGAAGGTTGCGCAGGCGCGTGGCGCGATCCAGCCCATGCTGGCGTTGAGTCGCGCGTCGTCGGACGAGGGCGGGCCACACGGCGACGTTCGCGCGCCGGCCCAGCTCGGTGGCCAGCAGCTCCGCCTGGTTGTAACCGCGATCGCGCTGCCGCGAGCGATGCAGCGGAACCGGGACCAGCGTCGCCGGGCCGGTGACCGCCAGCAGCCGGCACAGGGCCGGCAGTGCCATCTCGGCCAGCGGGCCGGCCAGGCGGCGCCCGCCGCCATACTTGAGTCGGCGCAGGATGCGTTGCGCGGCGTCGCGGTGGGCGAAGGCTGCGAGGCCGAGGATCAGGGCGTCGCCGACCACCAGGCTGGGATCAGGCGCCAGGAACTGGTCCGCAGCCGACCCCAACCGGCGCAGGCCCGCTCGGCAGGCAGTGCAGATGGCGGCGCCGTAGCGGCCGCAACCCGCACATGCCGGGGGCAGCAGCAGGTCGAGGACAGCCACCTGGGCACTATGCCGATGCCGGCTTATCGCCAGCTCACCAGGGACTTAGCCGATGGCCTCCAACCTCAGCTCGTCCCCGACCTGGATGCCAGCTGCCTGCGCCGCACCCGCCGGCATTTCCAGGCAGTCTCGGGCCCCACGTACCCAGGCCACGATCCGCCACGGGCGCAGCCGCTCCACGATCCGCACGACCCGTCCGCTGCGGTCGACGAACACGGCATCGATCGGGTAGCGCATGAAGAACATGTGGATCGACGGCGACCGTTCGATCCACAGCCCCTCCGCGGCCGGGAGCTCCGCGGTTCCCAGCAGCCCGACCGTGCGGTCCCGCAGCGATCGCGCGACGCGGCACCTCTCGACCGCCACCGATCCGCGGGAGTTGTTGGTCACCCGCGCCCAATCCGCCATGCGTGGATGGTACGCGTGGGCCACCCGACGGCTAGTTGATGAGCGTGACCGCCAGGTTCTGGACCTCGCCGGGATTGATGGGACCGATGCCCACCGAGCCCGGCGCGGGGTAGTACGCCACGAACCATCCCTTCAGACAGCCGACCTTGCCGGGAGGTTCGGGCCCGACCAGGACGGGCGAGCCGGGCCCTGTCTGGCACTCGAAGTCGCCGCCCTGGGTGTAGGCCTGGTCGAGCTTGAAGCCGATCCAGAACGGGACGTGGTAGTAGAGGTTGTTGCCCATGCCGGACCAGTCCTCGAAGCTTGGGCACCCCGGATCCGGGGCCACGCCATCAGGTTCTGGCTCCACGTTGTCCGGGACATCCTGGCTGCACGTGAAGTCGTGGATGGGCAGCGCGAGCACGCTGTCCTCGTTGGTAGGCGTGCCGACCTCTGCTGCGGGGCCCGCGTACGAGTTCAGCTCGGCCTCGAGGGAGTTCACGTTTCCGGTCTGGGTGTGAACCCATGCCGGAATCGGGATGGTGATCGGGCAGGGTTCCGTGATCGACAAGGCGAGCCGCTGGCCGCAGTCCCAGTCCAGCCAGCCGACCGACCCAGGCGCAACGTCACACAGCGGGACGATGGCCAGGTTCGACGAGTTTGCAGCCGCCTCGCTGCTGAGGATCTCGTACGGTTCCCACGGCGCAAACCCGTCGTCGGCCTGGACCGTGAACGGCGTTTCAGTCGAGTCACAAATCTCACTCGTCTGGGGGAACGTCACAGGCAGCGCGCCGCCGGTAATCGTCTCCAGGGTGCCCACCACGGCGATGGCGTCGGCGACCGCGGTTAATGTCGGCACCCCGATGACCGCCATCAGGAACGTGTCGAAGGTCTCCGACGCCCGAGCTTTGACGCCCTGCGCGCCAGCCGGGATGCCGACCCCGAGGTCGGATGCGCAGTCGCCCACCAGGACCGGGTTGGGAAGGAGCGATTCGCCGGCGTAATCGACATATTCCGCTTCCTCCACTGCGACGCCGTTCTCGGCCGCGGCGGCGGCGACCGCGCACGCCACGTCGAAGTCGTTCGGGGT containing:
- a CDS encoding Tad domain-containing protein; amino-acid sequence: MNPVPAPRRSERGQVLVIVAGGLVVIVAMVGLVIDGGFAWSRQRDTQNGADAVAKAGTIVVQHYIGDLDTPTPNDFDVACAVAAAAAENGVAVEEAEYVDYAGESLLPNPVLVGDCASDLGVGIPAGAQGVKARASETFDTFLMAVIGVPTLTAVADAIAVVGTLETITGGALPVTFPQTSEICDSTETPFTVQADDGFAPWEPYEILSSEAAANSSNLAIVPLCDVAPGSVGWLDWDCGQRLALSITEPCPITIPIPAWVHTQTGNVNSLEAELNSYAGPAAEVGTPTNEDSVLALPIHDFTCSQDVPDNVEPEPDGVAPDPGCPSFEDWSGMGNNLYYHVPFWIGFKLDQAYTQGGDFECQTGPGSPVLVGPEPPGKVGCLKGWFVAYYPAPGSVGIGPINPGEVQNLAVTLIN
- a CDS encoding DUF192 domain-containing protein codes for the protein MADWARVTNNSRGSVAVERCRVARSLRDRTVGLLGTAELPAAEGLWIERSPSIHMFFMRYPIDAVFVDRSGRVVRIVERLRPWRIVAWVRGARDCLEMPAGAAQAAGIQVGDELRLEAIG
- the raiA gene encoding ribosome-associated translation inhibitor RaiA; the protein is MKTTLHARHLELDQRLRARIERKLQRLDRVADPAAHATVELTAKASRAADASHVAEITLVTNGATMRSTSSAATPMAAVDAVIDKLERQVIRAKERLRGARRSAPPLSRSAASSTVTPTAREEAGVVEIRRVDMVPMFPEDAIARMDELGQAFFVFLNAQTQRVNVVYRRTGGGHGLIDPVVAP
- a CDS encoding ComF family protein, whose amino-acid sequence is MAVLDLLLPPACAGCGRYGAAICTACRAGLRRLGSAADQFLAPDPSLVVGDALILGLAAFAHRDAAQRILRRLKYGGGRRLAGPLAEMALPALCRLLAVTGPATLVPVPLHRSRQRDRGYNQAELLATELGRRANVAVWPALVRRRATQRQHGLDRATRLRNLRQAMALSAVPPPEGIPGGSSVVLVDDILTTGATLEACAVILRGAGIEAVYGFAVAREV